The genomic interval TCCTTCTCGGTGTTTCGCAAACAGCGTAATGAACCACAATTGTCAGGGGCACCGAATCCATCGTGCCGTCAGCCCAGAGGCCAAGTCGTCAGATGTTCAAGTTCAAGTCTGCGGCAGCGATTATGCTGTCCATTCTCTTGTCGGTAACAAGCGTCATGCCGACGATGGCAGCGCGCGTTTACAACCCCGACAGTAATGCCTGGGAAGAAGCTGCGGTCGCCCAGACGCGCAATCGTGGCGGCAGCCCTGTCCGCAAGGAAATCGTTGCATACTCGACCAACTACAAGCCCGGCACGATTGTAATCGAAACCGGTGAGCGCCGCCTCTATCTGGTGCTCGAAGACGGCAAGGCGATGAAGTATGGCGTCGGCGTTGGCCGCGACGGCTTCACATGGTCGGGTTCGCACACCATTACCCGCAAGGCCGAGTGGCCAGGCTGGACCCCACCGCCAGCCATGCGCAAGCGCGTGCCTGATCTGCCAGCCTATATGCCTGGCGGCCCAGAGAACCCACTGGGCGCCCGCGCACTCTATATCGGTTCGACGCTCTACCGCGTGCACGGCACCTCCGAGCCATGGTCGATCGGCCAGGCCGTTTCCTCGGGCTGCATCCGCCTCACCAACGAAGACATCACCGACCTTTATGAGCGCGTAAAAGTCGGCGCCCGGATCGTCGTCAACCACTAAGCTGGTGACGTCGCGCCAAGTGAATTTTGAGGCCGCCCTTCGGGGCGGTCTTTTTGTTGCGAGCGGCTTTGAAAGCTGTGCGGCACACTATAGATTTAAGCCATGACCGCGCCCACCTCCCCTGCCCGCCCGCTGATCGACCGCTATGGGCGGCATGTATCCTATCTGCGCATTTCGGTGACGGACCGCTGCGATTTCCGCTGCGTCTATTGCATGGCCGAGGACATGACTTTCCTGCCCAAAAAGGAAGTTCTTAGCTTTGAGGAAATCGAGACCATCGCCTCGGCGTTTATCGCCCGGGGGGTGACGCGGTTGCGGCTGACCGGCGGGGAACCTTTGGTGCGGCGCGATATCATGGCGTTGGTGGCAACACTTGGCGCGCGGATCGGGCACGGGCTGGATGAGCTGACACTGACGACCAATGGCAGCCAGCTGGCCAAGCATGCGCAGGGACTGGCGGATGCCGGGGTAAAGCGGATCAATGTGTCGCTCGATACGCTGGATGCCGAGCGGTTCCGGGTGATCACGCGGCGAGGACGGATTGCCGACGTGATGGCGGGCATAGATGCGGCGCAGGCCGTGGGGCTCGATATCAAGATCAACATGGTCGCGATGCGCGGCGTCAATGACGACGAAATCGAGCCGATGATGGCCTGGGCGCATGGACGCGGCATGGGGCTGACGCTGATCGAAGGCATGCCGCTCGGCGAAGTGGGCATTGACCGGGTCGATAGCTATCTGCCGCTACGCGAACTGCATGACCGGCTGGCGCGGCGCTATACGCTGAGCAAGCTGGACAAGCGCACGGGCGGACCGGCGCGCTATGTGCATGTGGCGGAAACCGGCGGCGTGCTGGGCTTTATCACCCCGATGAGCCACAATTTCTGCGAGAGCTGCAACCGAGTGCGCCTGACGGCGACGGGGCAGCTTTATCTGTGCCTGGGGCAGGACGATCAGGTGAATTTGAGGGATGCGCTGCGCGATGGTGGACTGCCCGCGCTCGA from Devosia sp. 2618 carries:
- a CDS encoding L,D-transpeptidase encodes the protein MFKFKSAAAIMLSILLSVTSVMPTMAARVYNPDSNAWEEAAVAQTRNRGGSPVRKEIVAYSTNYKPGTIVIETGERRLYLVLEDGKAMKYGVGVGRDGFTWSGSHTITRKAEWPGWTPPPAMRKRVPDLPAYMPGGPENPLGARALYIGSTLYRVHGTSEPWSIGQAVSSGCIRLTNEDITDLYERVKVGARIVVNH
- the moaA gene encoding GTP 3',8-cyclase MoaA translates to MTAPTSPARPLIDRYGRHVSYLRISVTDRCDFRCVYCMAEDMTFLPKKEVLSFEEIETIASAFIARGVTRLRLTGGEPLVRRDIMALVATLGARIGHGLDELTLTTNGSQLAKHAQGLADAGVKRINVSLDTLDAERFRVITRRGRIADVMAGIDAAQAVGLDIKINMVAMRGVNDDEIEPMMAWAHGRGMGLTLIEGMPLGEVGIDRVDSYLPLRELHDRLARRYTLSKLDKRTGGPARYVHVAETGGVLGFITPMSHNFCESCNRVRLTATGQLYLCLGQDDQVNLRDALRDGGLPALDAALDHAMLIKPKGHDFVLDRSRTEPAVTRHMSVTGG